One Niallia circulans DNA segment encodes these proteins:
- a CDS encoding SDR family NAD(P)-dependent oxidoreductase, with product MRNREKVWFITGASRGMGIEFTKAALAQGNKVVATGRNTDKISKIMEENENLLVVKLDVTSPSDAKAAVKAAVDKFGKIDVLINNAANFLGGYFEELTPEQIDSQLRTNLIGPMNVTREVLPVMRNNRSGHIITISSGAGLSGFEFNTAYAASKFGLEGWMESLQPEVSPFGIYTTIINPGMFRTEFLTKESSTYAKPSIEDYSGRRERNQDSFNAQNGRQAGDAAKLAEMLIKISNEESPPSRFIAGTDAVCIAEQKVTNLEKEINAYRKISVSLAHEDV from the coding sequence ATGAGGAATAGGGAAAAAGTTTGGTTTATCACGGGAGCTAGTCGTGGAATGGGCATAGAGTTTACTAAGGCTGCACTTGCTCAAGGTAATAAAGTGGTTGCTACAGGTCGTAATACAGATAAGATTTCTAAAATCATGGAAGAGAATGAAAACCTTCTAGTTGTTAAGCTGGATGTTACTAGTCCTTCTGATGCCAAGGCAGCTGTCAAGGCTGCGGTTGACAAGTTTGGAAAGATTGATGTTCTCATAAATAATGCCGCTAATTTTTTAGGTGGATACTTTGAGGAGCTTACTCCTGAACAAATTGATTCGCAGTTGAGGACTAATCTTATTGGTCCAATGAATGTTACCCGAGAAGTGTTGCCTGTGATGCGTAATAATCGTTCTGGTCACATTATCACGATTTCTTCAGGTGCTGGCCTTTCCGGGTTCGAGTTTAATACTGCCTATGCCGCATCAAAATTCGGTCTCGAAGGATGGATGGAATCGCTGCAGCCTGAGGTCTCTCCGTTTGGTATATATACTACAATAATAAATCCTGGGATGTTCCGCACCGAGTTTCTAACTAAAGAGTCGTCGACTTACGCTAAACCTTCGATTGAGGACTATTCAGGCAGAAGAGAAAGAAATCAGGATTCTTTCAATGCCCAAAATGGAAGACAGGCAGGTGACGCGGCTAAACTCGCAGAGATGCTCATTAAGATTTCAAATGAAGAATCTCCTCCAAGTCGCTTTATTGCTGGCACCGATGCAGTTTGTATTGCGGAACAAAAGGTTACCAATCTTGAAAAAGAAATAAACGCCTACCGAAAGATTTCCGTGTCTTTGGCACACGAGGATGTATAA
- a CDS encoding 2OG-Fe(II) oxygenase → MTKIINEETIFYQSGDHIIADDRKINIVTKFDEPLIVVLDNVLSDQECNELIEFSKDNLKRSKISSSGEGEVNDIRTSSSMFFQGSEIDLLEKLERRISAIMCIPIEHAEGIQILKYTPGQEYKAHFDFFNSASKAAKNNRISTLVIYLNDVEEGGETYFPKLNLSISPKKGSAVYFEYFYNNQDLNELTLHGGAPVIKGEKWVATQWMRKQKIR, encoded by the coding sequence ATGACAAAAATTATCAATGAAGAAACTATTTTTTATCAAAGTGGAGATCACATTATTGCAGATGACAGAAAAATAAATATTGTTACTAAATTTGATGAACCCCTAATAGTTGTTTTAGATAATGTTTTAAGTGATCAAGAATGCAATGAATTAATTGAATTTTCTAAAGATAATTTAAAACGCTCTAAGATTAGTTCTTCTGGAGAAGGAGAAGTGAATGATATTAGAACAAGTAGTAGTATGTTTTTCCAAGGGAGCGAAATTGATCTTCTTGAAAAATTAGAAAGAAGAATTTCCGCTATAATGTGTATTCCTATTGAACATGCTGAAGGTATCCAAATTCTTAAATATACACCTGGTCAAGAATATAAAGCACATTTTGATTTTTTCAATTCTGCTAGTAAAGCTGCAAAAAACAATAGAATTAGCACACTCGTTATTTATTTGAATGATGTGGAAGAAGGTGGAGAAACCTATTTCCCAAAACTAAATCTGTCCATATCCCCTAAAAAAGGAAGCGCTGTCTATTTTGAGTATTTTTATAATAATCAAGATTTGAACGAGTTAACTTTACACGGTGGAGCTCCTGTTATCAAAGGAGAAAAATGGGTAGCTACTCAATGGATGCGAAAACAAAAAATCAGGTAA
- a CDS encoding ROK family protein produces the protein MYLVLDIGGTFVKFALMDASGKITHRGKTPASRENRAEFEDVIFSIIDKYDSTHVKGIAISCPGTIDVESGMIYHGGSFPFLHKVNLKQRIEEKYQKEVSIENDGKCAALAELWLGNLKNVKDAVVLVLGSGVGGGIIMNGKIHRGFHQSSGEVSYVMDNIEIQTRVGQFFGFACSAVEMIRRIAELKKLTDKTDGESVFKYIVNKDEEAMVIFDEFCIHLATQILNLQYILDPETFAIGGGISAQPVLLERIHWALAEVTKANPMHVANPKVVACKFQNDANLYGALYHFFISKEKQIVG, from the coding sequence ATGTATTTAGTTTTAGATATTGGTGGCACCTTTGTTAAATTTGCTTTAATGGATGCCTCTGGAAAGATTACACACAGGGGAAAGACACCTGCATCAAGAGAAAATAGAGCAGAGTTTGAGGATGTTATTTTTTCGATAATTGATAAATATGATTCAACACATGTCAAAGGGATCGCTATCAGTTGTCCAGGAACAATTGATGTAGAATCAGGTATGATTTATCATGGAGGTTCATTTCCCTTTTTGCATAAGGTGAACTTAAAACAGCGAATTGAAGAAAAGTATCAGAAGGAAGTTTCAATTGAGAATGATGGAAAATGCGCAGCTTTGGCTGAACTATGGCTTGGTAATTTAAAAAACGTTAAAGATGCAGTAGTGCTTGTTCTCGGCAGTGGTGTTGGCGGCGGCATTATAATGAATGGGAAAATACACCGAGGCTTTCACCAATCATCTGGTGAAGTCAGCTATGTAATGGACAATATAGAAATACAAACAAGGGTTGGTCAATTTTTTGGATTTGCTTGTTCTGCTGTAGAAATGATTCGCCGGATTGCAGAATTAAAGAAGCTAACGGATAAAACGGATGGAGAAAGTGTTTTTAAGTATATTGTAAATAAGGATGAAGAGGCAATGGTTATATTCGACGAGTTTTGTATCCATCTAGCAACACAGATTCTAAATCTGCAATATATTTTAGACCCTGAAACTTTTGCTATTGGTGGAGGAATAAGCGCTCAACCAGTCTTACTTGAGCGAATACACTGGGCATTGGCAGAAGTGACAAAAGCTAATCCGATGCATGTTGCGAATCCTAAGGTTGTAGCTTGTAAATTTCAAAATGATGCCAATCTTTATGGTGCTCTGTATCATTTCTTTATTAGTAAGGAGAAGCAGATAGTTGGTTAG
- a CDS encoding glycoside-pentoside-hexuronide (GPH):cation symporter, whose translation MGLREQDLHRNNSTTNQKMSMLEKVSYALGDTGSNLIYTVLTTYLTFYFTDVYGIGAAAVGTLMLVARLVDMIDSPILGILIDKTNTKWGKSRPWILWSCFPFTIVSILLFMGPELSASGKLAYVYVFYIAANVLYAAVNNPLQTMLPSMTNNVQERTVANTFRMFGGQIGGLIVNLTLLPLVAYLGAGNQQTGFFYTMIIFSVIALALFLITFFNTRERVQSASGYESIPVKESIKAIKGNRPWLGVVLFGITFYTLNIMRLSAGIYYMTYYINKPEIISIVNTLAMSSLLGVLAIPFLTKKFSKKSLIITGLSINIVGHLIIFMGGSNVTLIIIGTIIGAIGLGLPTGLLFVLKADTVDYGEWKSGVRAPGILVSASGVANKLGSGLGGAIPVWLLAAGGYIANQAQSSATLNMIALSYIWLPLILSVVAILVMIFIYKWEKPHEEIMTELEARRAQQ comes from the coding sequence ATGGGGTTAAGAGAACAAGATTTGCATAGAAATAATTCAACTACGAATCAAAAAATGTCTATGTTAGAAAAAGTAAGCTACGCTTTAGGCGATACAGGATCTAATTTAATATATACTGTTTTGACAACGTATTTAACATTTTACTTCACTGATGTTTACGGTATAGGTGCAGCTGCTGTTGGGACCCTTATGTTGGTTGCGAGATTAGTAGATATGATTGACAGTCCAATATTAGGAATATTAATTGATAAAACAAACACGAAATGGGGGAAATCTCGTCCTTGGATTTTATGGTCTTGTTTCCCGTTTACGATTGTATCCATTCTGCTTTTCATGGGACCAGAGTTAAGCGCTTCCGGGAAATTGGCTTATGTTTATGTGTTTTATATCGCAGCTAATGTGCTATATGCTGCTGTTAATAATCCATTGCAGACAATGCTCCCAAGTATGACAAATAACGTTCAAGAAAGAACAGTTGCAAACACATTCCGTATGTTTGGCGGTCAAATAGGTGGATTAATAGTTAACTTGACACTGCTTCCATTAGTGGCTTATTTAGGGGCCGGTAATCAGCAAACAGGTTTTTTCTACACAATGATCATATTTTCTGTCATAGCATTAGCCTTATTTTTAATTACCTTCTTTAATACAAGAGAACGTGTGCAAAGTGCGTCTGGCTATGAATCTATTCCTGTGAAAGAAAGTATAAAAGCAATTAAAGGTAATCGTCCGTGGTTAGGTGTTGTCTTATTTGGGATTACTTTTTACACACTAAATATAATGAGATTATCAGCAGGGATTTACTATATGACGTATTACATTAACAAGCCTGAAATAATCTCTATCGTTAATACTCTTGCAATGAGTTCACTTTTGGGTGTTTTAGCCATCCCGTTCTTAACGAAAAAGTTTAGTAAAAAATCATTAATAATAACAGGTCTTTCTATTAATATAGTTGGTCATTTAATTATATTTATGGGCGGATCGAATGTGACATTGATCATTATAGGTACAATTATTGGTGCAATTGGATTAGGATTACCAACAGGACTACTATTTGTTTTAAAGGCGGATACTGTTGATTATGGTGAATGGAAATCAGGTGTCCGTGCCCCTGGTATCCTAGTTTCAGCCTCTGGTGTTGCCAATAAATTAGGCTCAGGACTTGGTGGTGCCATCCCAGTTTGGTTACTTGCTGCAGGTGGTTACATTGCAAATCAAGCTCAATCCTCAGCAACATTAAATATGATTGCGTTAAGTTATATTTGGTTACCATTGATTTTGAGTGTTGTAGCTATTCTTGTGATGATTTTTATCTATAAGTGGGAGAAGCCACATGAAGAAATTATGACAGAGCTAGAAGCAAGAAGAGCACAACAATAG
- a CDS encoding GntR family transcriptional regulator, protein MHNLEAAKNTLDQTVYLKLREMIINGEFPPEQVIIQNQLTETLGVSRTPLRKAMAELEMEGLLYRTPKGWYAKRFTLEDMISIFELRAVLEGLACRLIAPVIEDEKVIYLRAIFQSAYQKRQENDKDAYYAADKKFHNFIAEETKDFHLSRSLESCKVIQTSLTQGLYRSPDETYPEHMAIIDALEKRDGDLAEELMRKHVRATITVLKSGDTSIHY, encoded by the coding sequence ATGCATAACTTAGAGGCAGCAAAAAATACGCTAGACCAAACTGTTTACTTAAAATTACGTGAAATGATTATAAATGGTGAATTCCCTCCAGAACAAGTGATTATTCAGAACCAATTGACTGAGACATTGGGAGTTAGTCGCACACCTTTGCGTAAAGCAATGGCTGAATTAGAGATGGAGGGCTTATTGTACAGGACGCCAAAGGGTTGGTACGCCAAGAGGTTTACTCTAGAAGATATGATTTCCATATTCGAGCTTCGGGCTGTTTTGGAAGGATTAGCATGTAGATTAATAGCTCCAGTAATTGAGGACGAGAAAGTAATCTATTTGAGAGCGATTTTCCAAAGTGCCTATCAGAAAAGACAGGAAAATGATAAAGATGCCTATTATGCAGCAGATAAAAAGTTCCATAATTTTATAGCAGAGGAAACGAAGGATTTCCACCTTTCGAGATCTTTGGAATCATGTAAAGTTATCCAAACTAGCTTAACACAAGGTCTATATCGTTCACCTGATGAAACATACCCGGAGCATATGGCGATTATTGATGCACTAGAGAAACGAGACGGCGATTTGGCGGAAGAATTAATGAGAAAGCATGTAAGAGCAACGATTACTGTATTAAAATCTGGGGATACTTCTATTCATTATTAG
- a CDS encoding class II aldolase/adducin family protein: protein MRTIRKSEQDIIDVGQYMMNFRLAWGNSGNISKRVDEDTMLITGSGTYMGHLEKSDLVEVTISSGQFNSDKKRPSKEIPMHAAIYQARPDTGFVIHASPFWTTLAACTDLQIESKLFIESMYYAERIAYVDYYHPGSKDLGAAVGAKASEANVLILKNHGVIVFDATMQEARMCLETIEMTCKMAVMSKMSGLNPAILNTDTASDFLHHAGYKPRRLW from the coding sequence GTGAGAACAATTAGGAAGTCAGAGCAAGATATTATTGACGTTGGCCAATATATGATGAACTTTCGACTTGCTTGGGGGAATTCAGGCAATATAAGCAAACGTGTTGATGAAGATACGATGCTTATTACAGGATCTGGCACGTATATGGGGCATTTAGAGAAGTCAGATTTAGTAGAGGTAACAATTTCCTCTGGGCAATTTAATAGCGATAAAAAGCGGCCTTCCAAGGAAATACCCATGCATGCTGCGATATATCAAGCAAGACCAGATACAGGCTTCGTCATACATGCTTCTCCATTCTGGACAACTTTAGCAGCATGTACAGACCTACAGATTGAAAGTAAATTGTTTATTGAAAGCATGTACTATGCCGAACGGATAGCATATGTGGACTATTATCATCCAGGCAGTAAAGATCTAGGAGCCGCAGTTGGTGCAAAGGCTAGCGAGGCAAATGTATTAATTTTAAAAAATCATGGTGTTATTGTATTTGACGCAACGATGCAGGAAGCCCGTATGTGTCTAGAGACAATTGAAATGACATGCAAAATGGCTGTTATGTCTAAGATGTCTGGTTTAAATCCTGCTATATTAAACACGGATACGGCAAGTGATTTCCTTCATCATGCCGGATACAAGCCCCGTCGTTTATGGTAA
- a CDS encoding four-carbon acid sugar kinase family protein → MHSLLLAFYGDDFTGSTDAMEMLALQGYRTVLFLDPPDPEELRLNYPDVDCIGIAGISRSLPTEELEAELAPIFERLLNYNPTVIHYKICSTFDSTPELGSIGRVLDIGKRYFPQKQITPVLAGAPPLARYTVFGQHFAAVSDVIHRLDRHPIMSVHPATPMDEADLRVHLSKQTDRSIGLMSVLELEGNDKEVWERFSQKQDSILLFDSLNQTDTTASGKLLWKLAQTTAPLFIVGSSGVEYALAKAWDLIPELNRRSPNYPNDNKVSSEAAPLLVLSGSASEITRKQIEVAVREGFVSIQLPIEELLHPASGEAELHNLLNTAETILAEGRDLILYTAKGPHDPSIVETKARLKSLGISKDKSGQLLGQLLGRIMKGIATRNGTRRFVVAGGDTSGYATRELGVTALEIAAPISPGAPLNICYSSDSTVNGIELALKGGQLGQEDYFVRVKQESL, encoded by the coding sequence TTGCATTCATTGCTACTAGCATTTTATGGGGATGACTTTACTGGATCAACAGATGCAATGGAAATGCTGGCACTGCAAGGATATCGCACCGTATTATTTCTCGATCCGCCAGACCCAGAGGAGCTGAGGTTAAATTATCCAGATGTCGATTGTATTGGAATTGCAGGTATAAGTCGATCCTTGCCTACTGAAGAACTGGAAGCAGAGCTTGCTCCGATTTTTGAACGTTTGTTGAATTATAACCCGACTGTTATACACTATAAAATTTGTTCCACCTTTGATTCTACACCAGAGTTAGGGAGTATTGGGCGTGTGTTGGACATTGGAAAAAGGTACTTTCCTCAAAAGCAGATAACACCAGTGTTAGCAGGAGCACCTCCTTTGGCCAGATATACTGTATTCGGACAGCACTTTGCTGCAGTTTCAGATGTTATTCATCGCTTGGATAGACATCCGATTATGTCCGTTCATCCTGCTACTCCGATGGATGAAGCAGATCTTAGAGTACATCTTTCCAAACAAACAGACCGTTCTATTGGATTAATGTCCGTACTTGAGCTTGAAGGGAACGATAAGGAGGTTTGGGAGCGTTTCTCGCAAAAACAGGATTCTATATTATTGTTTGATTCCTTAAATCAAACTGATACTACTGCTTCTGGAAAGTTACTGTGGAAACTTGCTCAGACAACAGCACCACTCTTTATAGTTGGTTCCTCAGGGGTTGAGTATGCATTGGCGAAAGCTTGGGATTTGATACCTGAATTAAACAGACGTTCCCCGAATTATCCGAATGATAATAAGGTATCCAGTGAAGCTGCACCGCTGTTAGTTCTTTCGGGTAGTGCCTCTGAAATAACGAGAAAACAGATAGAAGTGGCAGTAAGGGAAGGGTTTGTTTCCATTCAATTGCCGATTGAGGAGCTATTGCATCCAGCTTCTGGGGAGGCCGAACTACATAATTTGTTGAATACAGCGGAAACGATACTTGCAGAAGGTCGGGATTTAATTCTCTATACTGCAAAAGGTCCGCATGATCCATCCATAGTCGAAACGAAAGCAAGGTTAAAATCACTGGGGATTTCAAAGGATAAAAGCGGACAATTACTTGGCCAGCTGTTGGGGCGAATAATGAAAGGTATTGCTACCCGTAATGGTACTAGAAGATTTGTTGTTGCTGGCGGGGATACATCTGGGTATGCAACAAGGGAACTCGGAGTAACAGCGCTGGAAATTGCTGCACCTATTTCACCTGGAGCGCCATTGAATATATGCTACTCAAGTGATTCTACTGTTAATGGAATCGAATTAGCTCTTAAAGGAGGCCAGCTTGGTCAGGAAGATTATTTTGTAAGAGTGAAGCAGGAATCTTTATAG
- a CDS encoding sugar phosphate isomerase/epimerase family protein, producing MKQWQEMLEISLVHPGLWPNAANDEKVWEHSIRTVLEDSFFERIEIAPIANSNRRRQFAEWLRVANMNASYLLQPLIFGKELNLHSSNKEEQMQAVNQIMQAMDDAVEAGADRVAVISGPKNLNEQYEDELQRLCDSLLLLDKAAKERNLQLDLELFDTDIDKNRFFGNSNMAAHLMNLLEKHTTNLSLLVDLSHVPLLGEDIEETVHNTNNWLGHVHIGNCSIDRKDDRFGDKHPYFGYQNGCHSVPEVAAFLKDLIEVGYINRSGKAGLGIEIMTTAGEEPGLLMAGAKRTLIKALQALEDAPIKDGE from the coding sequence ATGAAGCAATGGCAAGAAATGCTAGAAATTAGTCTAGTTCATCCTGGGCTCTGGCCAAATGCTGCAAATGATGAAAAAGTGTGGGAGCATTCCATTCGTACTGTGTTAGAGGATTCATTTTTTGAACGGATAGAAATAGCTCCAATAGCAAATTCGAATCGAAGGAGGCAATTCGCAGAATGGCTGCGAGTTGCCAATATGAATGCAAGTTATCTCTTACAACCGCTTATATTCGGTAAGGAGTTAAATCTGCATTCTTCCAATAAGGAAGAGCAAATGCAGGCGGTCAACCAAATCATGCAGGCGATGGATGATGCTGTTGAGGCTGGGGCAGATCGTGTCGCTGTAATCAGCGGTCCCAAAAATTTGAATGAACAATACGAAGATGAACTACAACGTCTTTGTGATTCATTATTGCTATTAGATAAAGCCGCAAAAGAGCGCAACCTACAACTTGACTTGGAACTATTTGATACTGACATCGACAAAAATCGTTTTTTTGGTAACAGTAACATGGCAGCACATTTAATGAACTTGCTTGAAAAGCATACAACGAATTTATCACTTTTAGTGGATTTGAGTCATGTACCTCTTCTTGGGGAGGATATTGAAGAAACTGTTCATAACACAAATAACTGGCTTGGTCATGTCCACATCGGCAATTGTTCCATTGATCGGAAAGATGATCGCTTTGGAGATAAACATCCGTATTTTGGATATCAAAATGGCTGTCATAGTGTGCCAGAAGTTGCTGCATTCTTGAAAGATCTTATAGAGGTTGGTTATATAAACCGAAGCGGAAAAGCAGGTTTAGGAATAGAAATTATGACCACTGCAGGTGAGGAACCAGGTTTATTGATGGCCGGTGCAAAGCGAACATTAATAAAGGCTCTCCAAGCTCTTGAAGACGCACCAATAAAGGATGGTGAATAA
- a CDS encoding Gfo/Idh/MocA family protein — MESLRGIIIGSGHFAQIQMDAWAHVKGGEIVAIVSKDVEGANKLAMEHQIPFSGADTDIYSLIEKLNPDFLDICTPPATHFQYAKIAADYGIPVLCQKPVAPSQEESEQLVSYCRDKGVPIMINENWRWQGWYREIRRIIDSGQLGRLFRVYFSMRPGDGFGQSPYPMQPYFKDMEKFLLYETGVHWVDTFRYLFGEIERVYCQTNTWNPLIKGEDAAIVLFNFVNGMTGIYDANRVVYTEEVRPPTYGWMNVEGEFGNLRLAEDGRIFITLRGATEQEHVYEIPEGWKGGSVISTHQHFIDGLLSGDRDYFETEGEKYMISQRIVYACYQSAKEQRVVSCLGGTYEAMARNARN, encoded by the coding sequence ATGGAAAGCCTTCGAGGTATTATCATCGGATCAGGACATTTTGCACAAATCCAAATGGATGCTTGGGCACATGTTAAAGGCGGTGAAATTGTAGCGATTGTCAGCAAAGATGTTGAGGGTGCAAATAAGCTTGCAATGGAGCATCAAATCCCATTCTCAGGAGCAGATACTGATATTTATAGTTTAATAGAAAAATTGAATCCTGACTTTTTGGATATTTGTACACCACCAGCCACTCATTTTCAATATGCTAAAATTGCTGCTGATTATGGTATCCCAGTTCTATGTCAAAAACCAGTCGCTCCAAGCCAAGAGGAAAGTGAGCAATTGGTGAGCTATTGCCGAGATAAAGGTGTACCAATCATGATTAATGAAAACTGGCGTTGGCAAGGCTGGTATCGAGAGATTCGCAGAATAATAGATTCAGGCCAGCTTGGACGCTTGTTCCGAGTGTATTTCTCGATGCGACCTGGCGATGGCTTCGGTCAGTCTCCTTACCCAATGCAGCCATATTTTAAAGATATGGAAAAGTTTTTGCTGTATGAAACTGGTGTCCATTGGGTGGACACATTTAGATATTTGTTTGGTGAGATTGAAAGAGTATACTGCCAAACAAATACTTGGAACCCACTTATAAAGGGTGAGGATGCGGCTATCGTATTGTTTAACTTTGTTAATGGAATGACAGGTATATATGATGCTAATAGAGTGGTTTATACGGAAGAGGTACGCCCCCCAACATATGGTTGGATGAATGTCGAAGGGGAATTTGGAAATTTAAGATTGGCTGAAGATGGCCGGATTTTCATTACCTTGCGTGGCGCAACAGAACAAGAACATGTTTATGAAATACCGGAAGGCTGGAAAGGCGGCAGCGTCATTTCAACACATCAGCATTTTATTGATGGACTGCTATCCGGAGACAGGGATTATTTTGAAACAGAAGGAGAGAAATATATGATCTCCCAACGGATTGTTTATGCATGCTATCAATCTGCTAAGGAACAGCGCGTCGTTTCTTGTTTAGGAGGTACATATGAAGCAATGGCAAGAAATGCTAGAAATTAG
- a CDS encoding isocitrate/isopropylmalate dehydrogenase family protein, producing MSRYNISVLDGDGIGPEVTAEALKVLRAVQKMHGTFDLEFEHNGASSGQFLKTGKAMTEEQFSQCKSADAMLMGAIGLFEARHPDGREVNGDVIFRLRFDLDLYAGVRPVKLYEGVPGPLRDSGKGIDYVVVRENIEGLYASRTGGCNVRDEVATDTIIITKNGTKKIVDYAFRLAAKRQGRPVDGKSIVTCVDKANVLSSYAYFRKIYDEVAGNYPDINKDYAYVDAMAFYQVIQPSQYDVLVAENMFADILSDLSSATIGGLGLAPSGDIGDRHAMFQPAHGSAPGIAGKQIANPVATILSAGMMLDWLGEHHQDNRLIQAGKDIEAAVAEVLKAGTIRTGDIGGTSSTSEVGDAVVQSLIKLYEGAK from the coding sequence ATGAGTAGATATAATATTTCTGTGTTAGATGGAGACGGAATTGGACCTGAGGTTACAGCAGAGGCGTTGAAGGTATTACGAGCTGTTCAAAAGATGCATGGCACATTCGATCTTGAATTTGAACACAATGGTGCTAGCTCTGGACAATTTTTGAAAACGGGAAAAGCCATGACAGAAGAACAGTTTTCGCAATGTAAATCAGCAGATGCCATGCTGATGGGTGCTATCGGTTTGTTTGAAGCGCGACACCCTGATGGAAGGGAAGTAAATGGTGATGTAATCTTCCGCTTACGTTTTGACTTGGATTTGTATGCGGGTGTGCGTCCAGTAAAGCTGTATGAAGGAGTTCCAGGGCCACTTCGCGATAGTGGCAAAGGCATTGATTATGTTGTTGTTCGTGAAAATATTGAAGGCTTGTATGCCTCACGAACAGGAGGCTGCAATGTTCGTGATGAAGTAGCAACAGATACTATCATCATTACGAAAAATGGTACAAAAAAAATCGTTGACTATGCATTTCGTTTAGCTGCAAAGAGACAAGGACGTCCAGTGGATGGTAAATCAATAGTAACATGTGTGGATAAAGCCAATGTTTTAAGCTCGTATGCTTACTTCCGAAAAATATACGATGAAGTAGCGGGGAATTATCCTGATATTAACAAGGATTATGCTTATGTGGATGCGATGGCCTTCTATCAAGTAATCCAGCCTTCGCAATACGATGTTTTAGTAGCTGAAAACATGTTTGCTGACATCTTGTCCGATCTGTCTTCAGCGACAATTGGCGGGCTTGGTCTTGCACCATCAGGTGATATCGGCGATCGACACGCTATGTTCCAACCTGCTCATGGGTCAGCACCAGGCATTGCAGGGAAACAGATTGCCAACCCTGTTGCAACCATTCTATCAGCAGGAATGATGTTGGATTGGTTAGGTGAACATCATCAAGATAATCGTTTAATTCAAGCAGGAAAAGACATTGAGGCAGCAGTTGCAGAAGTATTGAAAGCGGGTACAATTCGCACTGGAGATATTGGTGGTACTTCTTCGACGTCAGAAGTGGGAGACGCAGTAGTTCAATCATTAATAAAGCTATATGAGGGGGCAAAGTAA
- a CDS encoding amidohydrolase family protein — protein sequence MHLGVSKFSGVSTTEEDITNAMDKYGIEAAFVMPQPTLENVFDVHTAIGTMMEKYPNRIFGMTSLDPWLAEEIYVNEVERCIKQLGFVAIKLHPLGHNISPLSKHCEKIYSLASKYQVPVLVHTGTGNPFSLPSLMIDPAKRYPDVSFILCHAGFAVYADEALVAAKHCENIFLEPSWCQTYMTRKMIDQVGIEKIIMGSDHISNIPVELAKYNNIGLTDEQLETIFYLNPKRIFKLKKL from the coding sequence ATGCATTTAGGAGTTTCCAAGTTTTCAGGAGTTAGTACAACGGAAGAAGATATAACTAATGCGATGGATAAGTATGGAATTGAAGCTGCTTTTGTCATGCCGCAGCCAACATTAGAGAATGTTTTTGATGTGCATACTGCGATTGGTACAATGATGGAGAAATATCCAAATCGTATTTTTGGGATGACAAGTTTAGATCCTTGGTTAGCAGAAGAGATTTATGTTAATGAAGTAGAACGGTGCATTAAACAATTGGGCTTTGTGGCCATAAAGCTGCATCCTTTAGGACATAACATCAGCCCGTTGTCTAAACATTGTGAGAAGATTTATTCGTTGGCGAGTAAATATCAGGTTCCGGTGTTGGTTCATACTGGAACAGGTAATCCGTTTTCGTTACCGTCGTTAATGATTGATCCAGCTAAGCGTTATCCAGATGTGTCATTTATCCTTTGTCATGCGGGCTTTGCTGTGTATGCCGATGAAGCATTGGTTGCTGCAAAGCATTGTGAGAATATTTTTCTTGAACCATCATGGTGTCAAACCTATATGACTAGAAAGATGATTGATCAAGTAGGGATAGAAAAAATCATTATGGGTTCAGATCATATCAGTAATATTCCAGTGGAGTTAGCAAAATACAATAATATTGGATTAACTGATGAGCAGCTGGAAACAATATTTTATTTGAATCCAAAAAGGATTTTTAAATTAAAGAAATTATAA